The Desulfoscipio gibsoniae DSM 7213 genome contains a region encoding:
- a CDS encoding DUF5050 domain-containing protein: MKLFRTLILTVILLMAGTSTLWAEETAKKPLDEVFDNAVVIPFNYHDKVFLNGQKTDVFGDYTLHQRNGRVFVPIRMMGYLVAWMDNSHCEVVWDPQKPDDVILVNQGLKQTVKLTVNSKTMYINNQPQTLDVPPQKIEGRVMLPLRGIAEALDKKIVWFDGLIVISNDAIDLQSPQSVAIKDKIKAKLADYRKEVAYEKKVTPVAKYGDTVYYTKIKYINNGQKMIEELYKKTGSGPEVKIELPGENRFNNNDNKLINNELYYVSTINGKSELHIFSFTDNKSRKLCSLGRWNPMDGWLADMKFINDEFYVVLHSGDLTMGSEDLYKLENGVLKEITGVKEFISFDVEGKFLYYTDFHPILYCTENLFRMNMETGEKQTLAEKEFTYGISRTVHEQGGTSYTASNSFYIKDGYVYVLGYKENDPGDKASVYKISLDGQTKNKLTPPVKTFWLVDQAIYYLDSSTGYLATVDLEGNNKKTLVDKSILDLKFFDGNIYYTVGKDTGTGARLGKLYKYNLSSGQEIKLSNQSVSEFLIGKTGIYYKAEGYDLGLYKIGANGQSICLVDDTISSFLLTDSGVVYTMRYMEGIYTVE, translated from the coding sequence ATGAAGCTCTTTAGAACTTTGATATTAACAGTTATCTTATTAATGGCGGGAACATCCACCCTTTGGGCGGAGGAAACTGCGAAAAAACCGCTGGATGAGGTTTTTGATAATGCAGTGGTTATCCCATTTAATTATCATGATAAGGTATTTTTAAACGGGCAAAAGACAGACGTATTCGGTGACTATACACTACATCAAAGAAACGGCCGCGTGTTTGTCCCCATTAGAATGATGGGGTATTTGGTTGCATGGATGGATAACAGCCATTGTGAAGTTGTATGGGACCCCCAAAAACCCGACGATGTAATCCTGGTAAATCAGGGTTTAAAACAAACGGTGAAATTGACGGTAAATAGCAAAACAATGTACATAAATAACCAACCGCAAACCCTGGACGTCCCGCCGCAAAAGATTGAGGGCAGGGTAATGCTGCCTTTAAGAGGCATAGCGGAAGCACTGGATAAAAAAATTGTCTGGTTTGACGGGCTGATTGTGATAAGTAATGATGCTATAGACCTGCAAAGTCCCCAAAGTGTAGCGATTAAGGATAAGATCAAGGCCAAATTGGCAGATTATAGAAAAGAAGTGGCATACGAAAAAAAAGTAACACCGGTAGCAAAATACGGGGATACGGTTTATTACACTAAAATTAAATATATTAACAACGGGCAGAAGATGATTGAGGAACTGTATAAAAAAACCGGCAGCGGGCCGGAGGTTAAAATCGAACTGCCGGGGGAAAACAGGTTTAATAATAATGACAATAAATTAATCAACAATGAACTCTATTATGTTTCCACAATCAACGGCAAAAGCGAGCTGCATATATTCAGCTTTACCGACAATAAATCGAGAAAACTGTGTTCTTTGGGACGTTGGAATCCGATGGACGGATGGCTGGCTGATATGAAGTTTATTAATGACGAATTCTATGTCGTACTTCATTCCGGCGATCTCACCATGGGATCTGAAGATTTATATAAACTGGAAAATGGCGTATTAAAAGAGATCACCGGTGTCAAAGAATTCATCAGCTTTGATGTAGAGGGAAAGTTTCTTTACTACACGGATTTTCATCCTATACTTTACTGTACAGAAAACCTCTTTAGGATGAATATGGAAACCGGGGAAAAACAAACTCTGGCGGAAAAAGAGTTTACCTATGGTATCTCTCGGACAGTACACGAACAAGGAGGAACCAGTTATACCGCAAGCAACTCCTTTTATATCAAAGACGGTTATGTTTACGTTTTGGGCTACAAGGAAAACGATCCGGGGGACAAAGCTTCCGTATATAAAATTAGCCTGGACGGCCAAACCAAAAATAAACTTACCCCGCCGGTAAAAACATTTTGGCTGGTTGATCAGGCAATATATTATCTTGATTCAAGCACTGGCTATCTGGCTACGGTTGACCTGGAGGGAAATAACAAAAAGACGCTGGTAGATAAAAGCATTCTTGATCTCAAGTTCTTTGACGGAAACATCTATTATACCGTGGGTAAGGATACCGGCACCGGTGCCCGGTTGGGAAAACTGTATAAATATAATCTATCAAGTGGACAGGAAATAAAGTTGAGTAATCAATCAGTCAGCGAATTTCTTATAGGGAAAACAGGGATTTACTATAAGGCCGAAGGGTATGACCTGGGGTTATACAAAATTGGTGCCAATGGCCAAAGTATATGTTTGGTTGATGACACTATATCCTCCTTTCTTTTAACCGATTCGGGAGTGGTGTATACCATGCGTTATATGGAAGGGATATATACAGTAGAATAG
- a CDS encoding RNA polymerase sigma factor, translating into MDELLQRCKEKDKEAWGLLFEKYHRQIYQTALIFAGNRTLAEDITQEAFIRAVTKINLFNPCYSFEAWLYRIVVNVSRNMIRSHKWTSLFQSFRKGSLNARDAYDPFAVLEEDEQKKILRAIINELPYKVREVIVLRYFNGFAQDEVAAILEIPVGTVKSRINTGLNKMRQKIKMHSSIGEVLKL; encoded by the coding sequence TTGGATGAACTTTTACAGCGCTGTAAAGAGAAAGACAAGGAAGCATGGGGATTATTATTTGAAAAATACCATCGCCAGATATATCAAACAGCCTTGATTTTTGCCGGGAACCGTACGTTAGCGGAAGATATCACCCAGGAAGCATTTATCCGGGCGGTTACCAAGATCAATCTATTTAATCCATGCTACTCATTTGAAGCATGGTTATATAGAATCGTGGTCAATGTCTCAAGGAATATGATCAGAAGTCATAAATGGACCAGCCTTTTTCAATCATTCAGAAAAGGCTCATTAAATGCCAGGGATGCGTATGACCCTTTTGCGGTGCTTGAGGAAGATGAACAGAAAAAGATTCTACGGGCCATTATCAACGAACTGCCCTATAAGGTGCGGGAAGTGATCGTTTTAAGATACTTTAACGGTTTTGCCCAAGATGAGGTGGCAGCAATTCTTGAAATTCCCGTTGGCACGGTAAAATCAAGGATTAATACAGGTTTAAACAAGATGAGGCAAAAAATCAAAATGCACTCATCGATTGGGGAGGTGTTGAAACTGTGA
- a CDS encoding BlaI/MecI/CopY family transcriptional regulator, translated as MSIPKISDSEWEIMKVIWKRNSITSEEIIASLSEKKDWSPQTIKTFINRLLKKGAIRHKKNGRSYIYYPAISEKECVLAESKSFIKRVYDGATAMFFVNFLEEKVLSEEEIAKLQNILEDKKRK; from the coding sequence TTGAGTATCCCCAAAATATCTGACTCAGAATGGGAAATCATGAAAGTGATATGGAAGAGAAATTCAATAACATCTGAAGAAATAATCGCCTCTCTGTCTGAAAAAAAAGACTGGTCGCCCCAAACCATAAAAACATTTATCAACCGACTGCTTAAAAAAGGCGCCATAAGACATAAAAAAAACGGCCGGAGCTATATATATTATCCAGCCATATCTGAGAAGGAATGCGTGCTGGCCGAAAGCAAAAGTTTTATTAAAAGGGTGTACGACGGCGCGACAGCAATGTTTTTTGTCAACTTTCTTGAGGAAAAGGTTTTGTCCGAGGAAGAAATTGCCAAGCTTCAAAACATATTAGAAGATAAAAAACGTAAGTAG
- a CDS encoding DUF4179 domain-containing protein → MTRLEDKIREVLHKSFMHEEPSTCLKEKTITALNQICRPERSKNKKLTRWAVTFAIVFAFVFSVNLFPTFAQTVGKIPLISNLVELIQFDKGMNAIRERDKGVEEAIRSGYGANINKTAVSNGISFTIDNIVPDQKRMLISFSVELDQEKYKDIKSLWFNNMTLSDDQGKTIVRIKDGKVDFDDPQKNNWISRWITGPGESQEGPTGQSGKLAGWMEIVNQGQTGGSPSTITMDINGFRDATHSSGHESTKILAGEWKVTFSVTPGLANAKPLIYEGKDFVIKKGGYDLVLKLNYVKVYPTVTSLKIDVVDKKSTPYPGFLYKMHLEDETGRIYKHIDDEILTDSGNVRPQFESAYFTKPKELYLVIESIGIRDLKIEEMTPVNMRVKIY, encoded by the coding sequence GTGACCAGGTTGGAAGATAAAATCAGAGAAGTGCTTCATAAATCCTTTATGCACGAAGAACCCTCTACTTGCCTTAAGGAAAAAACCATAACGGCCCTTAATCAAATATGCAGACCTGAGAGGAGCAAAAATAAGAAGTTGACCAGATGGGCTGTTACTTTTGCAATAGTATTTGCCTTTGTTTTTTCTGTTAACTTGTTTCCCACTTTTGCACAAACGGTCGGCAAAATTCCCTTGATATCAAATTTAGTGGAATTGATTCAATTTGATAAAGGTATGAACGCCATCAGGGAAAGGGATAAAGGTGTCGAAGAGGCGATCCGGAGCGGATATGGTGCCAATATCAATAAAACAGCGGTTAGCAACGGCATTAGTTTCACCATCGATAATATTGTACCGGATCAAAAGCGCATGCTGATTTCCTTCTCTGTAGAATTGGACCAGGAAAAATATAAGGATATAAAAAGTCTGTGGTTTAACAATATGACCTTGAGCGATGATCAAGGAAAAACTATAGTTCGTATTAAAGACGGCAAAGTGGATTTTGATGACCCACAAAAAAACAATTGGATATCCAGATGGATCACCGGACCCGGAGAGAGTCAAGAAGGCCCAACAGGCCAGAGCGGAAAACTCGCCGGCTGGATGGAGATTGTTAATCAGGGCCAAACCGGAGGGTCTCCTTCAACCATTACTATGGACATCAACGGGTTCCGGGATGCCACCCATAGCTCCGGCCATGAAAGCACAAAAATCCTTGCCGGCGAATGGAAGGTCACATTCAGCGTCACACCGGGCTTGGCAAATGCAAAACCTTTGATATATGAAGGAAAGGATTTTGTTATTAAAAAGGGCGGTTATGACCTTGTTTTAAAGCTGAATTATGTTAAGGTCTATCCCACAGTGACCAGCCTTAAAATCGATGTTGTTGATAAAAAGAGCACTCCGTATCCAGGTTTCCTCTATAAGATGCATCTTGAGGACGAGACCGGACGGATCTATAAGCATATCGACGATGAGATTCTGACCGACAGCGGCAACGTCCGACCGCAGTTCGAAAGCGCATACTTTACCAAGCCAAAGGAGCTGTATTTAGTTATTGAAAGCATTGGTATCCGGGATCTTAAAATTGAGGAAATGACCCCTGTAAATATGCGTGTTAAGATCTATTAA
- a CDS encoding M56/M15 family metallopeptidase, with protein sequence MEMLSIIFARVLYSSLIAGIIIVLLLIVKKSLPYRLSGRVYHIFWLIVLIRLVLPFQIESPFNITGIFPETPLIANYFQEYMSSQADGYSGTETLNSSQYQEDGEYYDKEKTEDYPLWNLGFLSIVWLTGVTVIALVAAIMIIRFKRRSREFERVCDPQINELMQQCCVRLGIKKDIPLYMDSYFRSPCIAGIFTPSIYLPGDICNPIHRHHLEHVLLHELAHYKRKDNICNLCAAMAAMLHWFNPLVWLAIREMRYEREIATDAYVMETLGESAKIPYGNTLIKLAGIFSNRHTPLKLTSFNETSEQMERRITMIKMFKKGSYRLSVLSILCFIIIGALTFTIANGNTPQGVGNSMVNENIKDMVVVIDPGHGGGDWGGRYPFDTSDPKSTEVKEKDINLEISLLLSDMLKESGIQAIMTRQDDSTVELEKRIQFANSYNAALLVSVHNEMHPDSSANGTITSYYHSGDESGYGITGEKAAQIIQSNLVEQLGTKDQGLRNVKLKILEQVNMPAVSTAVSYITNESDREKLMTEEFRVKAAQAICDGIIEVLNEMAATDARGV encoded by the coding sequence ATGGAGATGCTTAGTATTATATTTGCTCGTGTTTTGTATTCTTCATTAATTGCCGGCATCATAATTGTATTGTTATTAATCGTCAAGAAGAGTTTGCCCTATCGCCTGTCAGGCAGAGTCTATCATATATTCTGGCTTATAGTTTTAATCAGACTTGTATTGCCATTTCAAATTGAAAGCCCATTTAATATAACCGGTATTTTTCCTGAGACACCCCTAATAGCCAACTACTTCCAAGAATATATGAGTAGCCAGGCAGATGGTTATTCCGGAACAGAAACTCTAAATAGCAGTCAGTACCAAGAAGATGGAGAGTACTACGATAAAGAAAAAACTGAAGATTACCCCCTTTGGAACCTGGGCTTTCTCAGTATAGTTTGGCTAACCGGGGTTACGGTCATAGCTTTGGTTGCCGCTATTATGATCATAAGATTCAAACGCCGGAGCAGAGAATTTGAAAGAGTCTGCGACCCTCAGATTAATGAATTAATGCAACAGTGTTGTGTAAGATTAGGGATTAAAAAAGATATTCCACTATATATGGATTCATATTTTCGTAGTCCCTGTATAGCCGGTATATTTACTCCAAGTATTTATTTGCCCGGAGATATCTGCAACCCAATACATCGTCATCACTTGGAGCATGTACTGCTGCATGAACTGGCTCATTATAAGAGAAAAGATAACATCTGCAATTTATGTGCAGCAATGGCCGCCATGCTGCACTGGTTTAATCCTCTCGTATGGCTGGCAATTAGGGAGATGAGGTATGAGAGGGAAATTGCCACAGATGCTTATGTAATGGAAACACTGGGCGAGTCCGCAAAAATTCCTTACGGAAATACACTTATTAAACTGGCAGGTATATTCTCTAATCGTCATACGCCATTAAAATTGACCAGTTTTAATGAAACCAGCGAGCAGATGGAGAGGAGAATCACGATGATAAAAATGTTTAAGAAAGGCTCTTACAGGCTGTCAGTTCTTTCTATTCTTTGCTTTATCATTATCGGGGCTCTAACTTTTACTATTGCCAATGGCAATACTCCTCAAGGCGTTGGGAACAGCATGGTTAATGAGAATATAAAAGATATGGTGGTAGTCATTGATCCCGGTCATGGCGGAGGTGATTGGGGAGGTAGATATCCCTTTGACACTTCTGATCCCAAATCAACAGAGGTTAAAGAAAAAGATATTAATCTGGAAATATCGCTTCTTTTGTCCGATATGCTAAAAGAGTCAGGCATACAAGCCATAATGACCCGTCAGGATGACAGTACGGTAGAACTGGAAAAACGTATACAATTTGCGAATAGCTATAATGCGGCATTGTTAGTGAGTGTTCATAATGAAATGCATCCTGATAGTTCGGCAAATGGAACCATAACCTCATATTACCACTCTGGCGATGAATCCGGTTATGGGATTACCGGAGAAAAAGCAGCGCAAATCATCCAATCAAATCTGGTAGAGCAACTTGGCACCAAAGATCAGGGATTACGTAATGTCAAACTAAAGATACTGGAACAGGTGAACATGCCGGCAGTTTCAACTGCGGTATCCTACATCACCAATGAATCGGACCGGGAAAAGCTGATGACGGAAGAATTCAGGGTCAAGGCAGCGCAAGCGATATGCGATGGAATAATAGAAGTGCTAAATGAAATGGCCGCAACGGATGCGCGCGGGGTTTGA
- a CDS encoding copper amine oxidase N-terminal domain-containing protein — protein sequence MKKILSGVFLALMLILAVLPAYAANIQIKVDDVAIASDVAPETMNNRTMVPLRVISENLGATVDWSNSEVILSKNDMQVLLKLNNAIAVKNGNTVLLDVKPYLKNNRVMVPLRFIAETFGYDVNYENFTVNVATEPLAINGVKVQALQHEYHMTMGGVVQQIKGNAYNKAIYDIFLANKGNRAKIPASYSWQVNIDTPGAYYKIGQYDFLDVNGNSIQRFDIYGLINSHPAETLAEFPEVLLYDTTENQWYLFSDTAIQSISQLVDTATKNGFLTVISNTVV from the coding sequence ATGAAAAAAATTCTTTCAGGAGTTTTCCTTGCATTGATGCTGATATTGGCAGTTTTGCCTGCCTATGCAGCAAATATTCAAATCAAAGTGGACGATGTTGCTATTGCATCCGATGTGGCGCCCGAAACTATGAATAATCGCACGATGGTGCCTTTGCGTGTTATCAGCGAAAATTTGGGAGCTACGGTCGATTGGTCGAATTCCGAAGTTATACTCTCCAAAAACGATATGCAGGTTTTGTTAAAATTGAACAACGCCATAGCGGTGAAAAACGGCAATACGGTGCTGCTTGATGTAAAACCATATCTTAAGAATAATCGCGTGATGGTCCCCCTGCGCTTTATTGCCGAAACATTTGGCTATGATGTTAATTACGAAAATTTCACCGTAAACGTTGCTACTGAGCCATTGGCGATAAATGGCGTAAAAGTACAAGCATTGCAACATGAATATCACATGACCATGGGCGGCGTAGTGCAGCAAATCAAAGGGAATGCGTATAACAAAGCCATTTATGATATATTTTTAGCAAATAAAGGCAACAGGGCAAAAATTCCTGCCAGTTACTCCTGGCAGGTTAATATCGACACACCTGGAGCCTATTATAAAATTGGACAATATGATTTTTTGGATGTAAATGGTAACAGCATACAGCGTTTTGATATTTATGGTTTGATTAATTCTCATCCAGCCGAAACTTTGGCCGAGTTCCCCGAGGTTCTGCTTTACGATACTACTGAGAACCAATGGTATTTGTTTAGCGATACTGCAATACAATCCATCAGTCAGCTAGTTGATACAGCCACAAAGAACGGTTTCCTAACGGTTATCAGTAATACGGTTGTGTGA
- a CDS encoding copper amine oxidase N-terminal domain-containing protein, which yields MKKALTTGVLAILIILIMSYPAMAKENDIQVKINSFFEWGEIVQNNLEFGNKEKPRTEHGRVFIPLRKISEYFGYTVIFNEEAKKVNLVDSNGKKVELTLYSKKAIVNNKTVEMDVPAKMINQVTFVPLRFISENFDQAVKWDPSTRTVFIDHFIISTPDYLFNQKTLELTKRDESGKGKHLALGKIPMSVDWVSMHVAKTKNGNDVIVIDNNSGAPHLYHDLYTIYVSETNIIDQSVVNTLFSGKAVISSDGEKVVIGDGKIARVYDDKTKKLQYEYDLQSLFEAEKDPNPDGFWKTSYAILGFEDNYILVKDTFKMLTKMVYLDTKKIVNIYEVVLSKEEQEEALQNAGPFGNGDRLKFIEEKDGKLIFNRFYDDGPYTKTKIVEYSLENL from the coding sequence ATGAAGAAAGCATTGACAACCGGGGTACTTGCAATACTGATAATTCTTATCATGTCATATCCAGCTATGGCAAAAGAGAATGATATCCAAGTAAAGATAAATTCATTTTTTGAGTGGGGCGAAATTGTCCAAAACAATCTAGAGTTCGGGAACAAAGAAAAACCAAGGACAGAGCATGGAAGAGTATTCATACCACTAAGAAAAATATCCGAATACTTTGGATATACCGTAATATTTAATGAAGAAGCAAAAAAAGTTAATTTAGTTGACAGCAATGGGAAAAAAGTTGAATTAACTTTATACAGTAAAAAAGCGATAGTCAACAACAAAACGGTAGAGATGGATGTACCTGCTAAAATGATTAACCAGGTAACCTTTGTTCCTCTGCGATTTATTAGTGAGAATTTTGATCAGGCAGTAAAGTGGGACCCTTCAACTCGTACTGTATTTATAGATCATTTCATTATTTCTACACCTGATTATCTATTTAATCAAAAAACATTGGAATTAACTAAGCGGGATGAATCGGGTAAAGGAAAGCATTTGGCGTTAGGAAAGATTCCCATGAGTGTTGATTGGGTCAGCATGCATGTAGCCAAGACCAAAAACGGAAATGATGTAATTGTCATTGATAATAATTCCGGGGCACCCCATTTGTACCATGATCTCTATACTATCTATGTTTCAGAAACCAATATTATAGATCAGAGTGTGGTAAATACTTTATTTTCTGGAAAGGCAGTCATTAGTTCGGATGGAGAAAAGGTTGTGATTGGAGATGGAAAGATAGCCCGAGTTTATGATGACAAAACAAAAAAGCTGCAGTATGAATATGACCTGCAATCTCTTTTTGAAGCTGAAAAGGATCCAAATCCAGATGGCTTTTGGAAAACGTCATATGCAATTTTAGGTTTTGAAGATAATTATATTTTGGTTAAAGATACATTTAAAATGCTGACCAAAATGGTTTACTTGGATACCAAAAAAATTGTAAATATTTATGAAGTGGTTCTGTCAAAAGAGGAGCAAGAAGAAGCTTTGCAAAATGCCGGCCCATTTGGAAATGGAGACCGTTTAAAATTTATTGAAGAAAAGGATGGTAAGTTAATTTTTAATAGATTCTATGATGATGGACCTTATACAAAAACAAAAATAGTAGAATATAGTCTAGAAAATTTATAA